One Amycolatopsis sp. NBC_00355 genomic window carries:
- a CDS encoding NADP-dependent oxidoreductase: MRAARYHDYGPADVLVVEDVPEPHAGPGEVRIRVAAASVNPVDWKVRSGAARAMFEVGFPAIPGRDAAGVVDEVGEGVTGVTVGDRVFGLGGVFGASAQYATLSAWAPVPEGWTLAQAAAAGLAVDTAGSGLDALGDLAGRTLLVEGAAGGVGSAAVALAVARGATVIGTSSAGKHEYLRGLGALPTTYGEGLADRVRELAPGGVDAVLDTAASGSLADLVAIAGDPDRVVTVADAARAGGLGVRARNSENNSALLAEGAALGARGGYTPHLAATYPLDEIAEAHRESEGGHTQGKIVVLV, encoded by the coding sequence ATGCGCGCAGCCCGCTACCACGACTACGGCCCGGCGGACGTGCTCGTCGTCGAGGACGTCCCGGAACCGCACGCCGGGCCCGGCGAGGTCCGGATCCGCGTCGCCGCCGCCAGTGTGAACCCGGTCGACTGGAAAGTGCGCTCGGGGGCGGCCCGCGCGATGTTCGAGGTCGGCTTCCCGGCGATCCCCGGCCGCGACGCCGCCGGCGTGGTGGACGAGGTCGGCGAAGGCGTCACCGGTGTCACCGTGGGTGACCGGGTGTTCGGGCTCGGCGGCGTGTTCGGGGCGTCCGCGCAGTACGCCACGCTGTCCGCGTGGGCGCCGGTGCCGGAGGGGTGGACCCTGGCGCAGGCCGCTGCCGCCGGGCTGGCCGTCGACACGGCAGGCAGCGGGCTCGACGCGCTCGGCGACCTGGCCGGCCGCACGCTGCTGGTCGAAGGCGCGGCCGGCGGGGTGGGCAGTGCCGCCGTCGCCTTGGCCGTGGCGCGCGGCGCGACGGTCATCGGCACGTCGAGCGCGGGCAAGCACGAGTACCTGCGCGGTCTGGGCGCGCTGCCCACCACCTACGGCGAGGGTCTGGCCGACCGCGTCCGCGAGCTCGCCCCCGGCGGGGTGGACGCCGTGCTCGACACGGCCGCCTCCGGCTCGCTGGCCGACCTCGTCGCCATCGCCGGCGACCCGGACCGGGTCGTGACGGTCGCCGACGCGGCCCGTGCGGGTGGACTCGGAGTCCGGGCCCGCAACTCGGAGAACAACTCCGCATTGCTCGCCGAAGGCGCCGCGCTGGGCGCCCGTGGCGGCTACACACCGCACCTCGCCGCGACGTACCCGCTGGACGAGATCGCCGAGGCACACCGGGAGTCCGAAGGCGGCCACACGCAGGGGAAGATCGTCGTCCTCGTCTGA
- a CDS encoding MarR family winged helix-turn-helix transcriptional regulator, translating to MEADDSFAPAEADTWESLLSVILWLPAALEGRLKQEGLSHAEFLILWCLSQHQDRTMTSLAEMSRVTPSHLSRIASRLERQGWLVRKSDPADTRYTIASLTPAGLRKYEEAAPGYYATLRKHVFGLLTEEQLDQLGGITGIVARSLDPTAT from the coding sequence GTGGAAGCGGATGACAGCTTCGCCCCGGCCGAGGCGGACACCTGGGAGTCGCTGCTGTCCGTGATCCTGTGGCTGCCCGCGGCGCTGGAGGGGCGGCTCAAGCAGGAAGGCCTGAGTCACGCCGAGTTCCTGATCCTGTGGTGCCTGTCGCAGCACCAGGACCGCACCATGACGTCGCTGGCGGAGATGTCCCGGGTCACGCCGTCGCACCTGTCCCGCATCGCGTCTCGGTTGGAGAGGCAGGGCTGGCTGGTCCGCAAGTCCGACCCGGCCGACACCCGCTACACGATCGCGTCACTGACCCCGGCGGGGTTGCGGAAGTACGAGGAGGCGGCGCCCGGCTACTACGCGACCCTGCGCAAGCACGTCTTCGGCTTGCTGACCGAGGAGCAGCTCGATCAGCTCGGCGGCATCACCGGAATCGTCGCGCGGTCCCTCGACCCGACCGCGACCTAG
- a CDS encoding DUF2306 domain-containing protein: MSRIGTALRRPWIVPFYFLAFGFLAFRLPNYVGLDPSKSTAATRLDVPFYYPLLVAHIFFGSVAFVTAAIQVWPKLRNKYPKLHRVSGRIYVFGGALPAGIAILTITPLLTHGPGQKVGNAILGLLWLITTITGFRRARQGRIVEHREWMLRSFALCFSILASRFWLGPAILWLEPEVFTMGVDGPAAVQDQVSTLTSWVPWVVNLLIAEFFINRARYKKLGEQAAKRKAAQARAVASETADVTPTEATLVPDAKTPLLDARPSPDPVA, from the coding sequence ATGTCACGCATCGGAACGGCGCTGAGACGCCCCTGGATCGTCCCCTTCTACTTCCTCGCGTTCGGTTTCCTCGCGTTCCGGCTGCCCAACTACGTCGGCTTGGATCCGAGCAAGTCGACGGCGGCGACCCGGCTGGACGTGCCGTTCTACTACCCGTTGCTGGTGGCGCACATCTTCTTCGGCTCGGTCGCGTTCGTGACCGCGGCGATCCAGGTGTGGCCCAAGCTGCGCAACAAGTACCCGAAGCTGCACCGCGTGTCCGGCCGGATCTACGTCTTCGGCGGCGCGCTGCCGGCCGGGATCGCGATCCTGACGATCACGCCGCTGCTCACGCACGGCCCCGGCCAGAAGGTCGGCAACGCGATCCTCGGCCTGCTCTGGCTGATCACCACGATCACCGGCTTCCGCCGCGCCCGCCAGGGCCGCATCGTGGAGCACCGCGAGTGGATGCTGCGCAGCTTCGCGCTGTGCTTCTCGATCCTGGCGTCCCGCTTCTGGCTCGGCCCGGCGATCCTCTGGCTGGAGCCGGAGGTCTTCACGATGGGCGTCGACGGCCCGGCGGCGGTGCAGGACCAGGTGTCCACGCTGACGTCGTGGGTGCCGTGGGTGGTCAACCTGCTGATCGCCGAGTTCTTCATCAACCGCGCCCGGTACAAGAAGCTGGGTGAGCAGGCCGCGAAGCGCAAGGCGGCCCAGGCCCGCGCCGTCGCGTCGGAGACGGCCGATGTCACTCCCACTGAGGCGACCCTGGTCCCGGACGCGAAGACGCCGCTGCTGGACGCACGGCCGTCGCCCGATCCGGTGGCCTGA